A single genomic interval of Rosistilla ulvae harbors:
- a CDS encoding Gfo/Idh/MocA family oxidoreductase, with protein sequence MQNDSTRRGFLKTSTIAATGAALSSSVARTAHAAGSDEIRFVVVGCGGRGTGAAMQIMNTKGNTKLVAVADAFGDKAERSIKSLANKHKDKVDVPKERIFTGLDAYKQAIDVDCDLVVIATPPGFKPQQFEYAVNKGRHIFMEKPVAVDAPGVRRVLKSVEESKKKNLMVGIGLQRRHEPQYIETIDRIHNGAIGDVIAQRVYWNGNGIWYRPKTEGQSEMAFQCNNWYHFNWICGDQICEQHIHNLDVGCWVKGSYPVECNGMGGREMRMGGDATKSQIFDHTFCEYTFSDGTKMFSQGRHLGGSWTHVGEAVHGSKGTADPSGSITGPNAWKFSGQRLNGHQQEQHDLIEALMAGEIYNEGEYGAKSTFTAILGREACYSGKVIKWDQLLAEGKDLCPGIDEYTIDSDPPTMPGEDGKYPHPVPGKYNPFA encoded by the coding sequence ATGCAGAACGACTCTACACGTCGAGGCTTTTTAAAGACATCTACGATTGCCGCCACGGGAGCGGCGTTGTCCAGTTCGGTGGCTCGCACCGCGCATGCTGCTGGCAGCGACGAAATCCGCTTTGTAGTAGTCGGTTGTGGTGGTCGTGGTACCGGTGCCGCGATGCAGATCATGAACACCAAAGGGAACACCAAGCTGGTTGCCGTCGCTGACGCTTTTGGCGACAAAGCCGAACGCTCGATCAAGAGCTTGGCCAACAAGCACAAAGACAAAGTCGACGTTCCTAAGGAGCGGATCTTCACCGGTTTGGACGCTTACAAGCAAGCGATCGACGTCGATTGCGATCTGGTTGTGATCGCGACTCCTCCGGGCTTCAAGCCGCAACAGTTCGAATATGCGGTTAACAAGGGACGCCACATCTTCATGGAGAAGCCGGTTGCCGTCGACGCACCAGGCGTTCGCCGCGTGTTGAAGTCGGTGGAAGAATCGAAGAAGAAGAACCTGATGGTCGGTATCGGACTGCAACGCCGCCACGAACCCCAATACATCGAAACCATCGACCGCATCCACAACGGTGCGATCGGCGACGTGATCGCTCAGCGCGTCTATTGGAACGGCAACGGCATCTGGTATCGTCCCAAGACCGAAGGCCAGTCGGAAATGGCGTTCCAGTGCAACAACTGGTACCACTTCAATTGGATCTGCGGCGACCAGATCTGCGAGCAACACATCCACAACCTCGACGTCGGTTGTTGGGTCAAGGGATCGTATCCTGTCGAATGCAACGGCATGGGCGGTCGCGAGATGCGAATGGGAGGCGATGCCACCAAGAGCCAGATCTTCGACCACACGTTCTGCGAATACACCTTCTCCGACGGCACGAAGATGTTCAGCCAAGGACGCCACTTGGGCGGATCGTGGACTCACGTCGGCGAAGCGGTTCACGGTTCCAAGGGTACCGCCGATCCATCGGGATCGATCACCGGCCCCAACGCGTGGAAGTTCTCTGGTCAACGACTCAACGGTCACCAGCAAGAACAACACGACCTGATCGAAGCCCTGATGGCGGGCGAGATCTACAACGAAGGTGAATACGGTGCGAAGAGTACCTTCACCGCGATCCTGGGCCGCGAAGCCTGCTACTCGGGCAAGGTGATCAAATGGGATCAATTGTTGGCCGAAGGAAAGGATCTGTGCCCGGGCATCGATGAATACACAATCGATTCGGATCCACCAACCATGCCTGGTGAAGATGGCAAGTACCCGCATCCGGTTCCCGGCAAGTACAACCCATTCGCCTAA
- a CDS encoding COG1361 family protein: MFATRTHHHFTAALLACFLLMPCVTGCTHLQLPAIDPTGDCFFLPCPNTTTLTLPCTDKLQNGCGPFGCLPEPAFTDPAPPPPCLQGAGVPRTAPAPPPAKVVDECADGPKAVLFDKHCDLHKLLHLPDRGKRGRILLNHRKIIAPVGGEVVLLSGVCGTDGYLMTGEPLEWMLTPDSVGTFIDVGDDKQGALHRLVARNPVEKKTGSYALGRTSTVASLITRGNLRRGDDVPVKKGETWLSISSPSEGISRVTVMAPESDCWDQRKATATIYWVDAHWQFPAPLNLRAGEQAQLTTHVTRKEGELPASGWKVRYQVMNPEVALFDNGQSQPQAVIEAVVNENGDATAILRPIAPVAGTAFIQTTVIRPAGLDEALPRMTLGAGQTMVTWSAPRLVVRTGAPPFVARDEEFAIGINVSNSGDLTAENVRVLTELPPGVELVSTSLIQADGSRVPAQHTLVGAQILWDIDNLPAQTQLDIELNVRAKASFQIPVQARGAENTFAEDTVNVTVVQRNLVVTITPADPNARAEVGQETTFNIEVRNNGDQPISGVQVHAQGDQGLLAFAADTGQWQQHVVKVLEEPLLPGKPWTIQATYQVREPGQRCVQATATGGNAQRATESACVNAVNPPPANPMVSARIVTGSQSVQQGEEVLVKYFVYNNGTVPLTDVRVVATYDPALTALQFTQGYDSSQLGIFTVSWVLPSIQPGEELPVEGEFRVDGRPGVARLDVAISTEQGANASADTTLEVLPPAVAPPPATGPTPTPQPTQPRQQPTPQPPPIGAPPINGSTTPIPGPTTPPAQTPGAVGSGIGGLQVDIESRDNPVVVGDRISLDLVVTNNRNVPEDDVILNILLPAGTRLEAVQSTMFQGDPVENISADGIVRLQPISQLRAGEAIRYTVLITGNQPQLMTVRAEATSRQSPDGVGDETRLQVQAR; the protein is encoded by the coding sequence ATGTTTGCTACAAGGACCCACCACCACTTCACCGCGGCGCTTTTGGCGTGCTTTCTGTTGATGCCATGCGTCACCGGTTGCACTCATTTGCAGCTGCCGGCTATCGATCCGACGGGCGACTGCTTTTTCCTGCCTTGCCCGAATACTACGACACTGACGCTGCCTTGCACCGATAAATTGCAAAATGGCTGCGGTCCGTTTGGGTGTCTGCCCGAGCCGGCGTTCACCGATCCTGCGCCGCCGCCGCCGTGCCTGCAGGGAGCAGGTGTGCCGCGAACCGCCCCCGCTCCGCCACCAGCCAAGGTGGTCGATGAGTGCGCCGACGGTCCCAAAGCGGTTCTGTTCGACAAACATTGCGATCTGCATAAGTTGTTGCATCTGCCCGATCGCGGCAAACGCGGCCGAATCCTATTGAACCATCGCAAGATCATCGCGCCGGTCGGCGGCGAAGTCGTCCTGCTGTCGGGTGTATGTGGAACCGATGGTTATCTGATGACCGGCGAACCGTTGGAATGGATGTTGACGCCCGATAGCGTCGGCACCTTCATCGACGTCGGCGACGATAAACAAGGAGCGCTGCATCGCTTGGTCGCTCGTAACCCGGTCGAAAAGAAAACCGGCAGCTATGCGCTTGGGCGGACCAGCACCGTCGCATCGTTGATCACGCGTGGGAACCTCCGCCGCGGCGACGATGTGCCTGTCAAAAAGGGAGAGACTTGGTTGTCGATCAGCTCGCCCAGCGAAGGGATCAGCCGCGTCACGGTGATGGCTCCCGAAAGCGATTGCTGGGATCAACGCAAAGCGACCGCCACGATCTACTGGGTCGATGCGCATTGGCAATTCCCTGCGCCGCTGAATCTGCGGGCTGGCGAACAAGCTCAACTGACCACACATGTGACTCGCAAAGAGGGCGAACTGCCGGCATCGGGCTGGAAGGTCCGTTATCAGGTGATGAATCCTGAAGTCGCACTGTTCGACAATGGCCAATCGCAACCGCAAGCGGTGATCGAAGCGGTCGTCAACGAAAATGGTGATGCCACCGCGATTCTGCGTCCGATCGCACCGGTTGCCGGAACCGCGTTCATTCAAACCACAGTGATCCGTCCCGCGGGACTCGACGAAGCGTTGCCGCGGATGACGTTGGGAGCCGGTCAGACGATGGTCACTTGGTCGGCACCACGGTTGGTCGTTCGGACCGGTGCCCCGCCGTTTGTCGCTCGCGACGAAGAGTTTGCGATCGGCATCAACGTCTCCAACTCGGGCGATTTGACTGCGGAAAACGTTCGCGTTTTGACCGAACTGCCGCCTGGCGTCGAACTGGTCAGCACCTCGTTGATCCAAGCTGATGGCAGCCGAGTGCCCGCGCAACATACGCTGGTCGGAGCTCAGATTTTGTGGGACATCGACAACCTGCCCGCTCAGACGCAACTGGACATTGAATTGAACGTTCGCGCCAAAGCGAGCTTCCAGATTCCGGTGCAGGCTCGTGGAGCGGAGAACACGTTTGCCGAGGACACCGTCAACGTGACCGTTGTCCAACGGAACCTGGTCGTGACGATCACGCCAGCCGATCCGAACGCTCGTGCCGAGGTAGGGCAAGAGACGACGTTCAATATTGAAGTACGCAACAACGGCGATCAACCGATCTCGGGCGTCCAAGTGCACGCTCAAGGGGATCAAGGTCTGTTGGCCTTTGCCGCCGACACCGGGCAGTGGCAACAGCATGTCGTGAAGGTCTTGGAAGAGCCTCTACTGCCTGGCAAGCCTTGGACAATTCAAGCGACCTACCAGGTTCGTGAACCGGGGCAACGCTGTGTTCAAGCGACAGCGACCGGCGGCAATGCTCAACGAGCGACGGAATCGGCGTGCGTCAACGCGGTCAATCCGCCACCCGCGAACCCGATGGTTTCGGCTCGCATCGTGACCGGGAGTCAGTCGGTGCAACAGGGGGAGGAAGTGCTGGTGAAGTACTTCGTCTACAACAACGGGACCGTGCCGCTGACCGACGTCCGCGTCGTGGCCACCTACGACCCCGCGTTGACTGCGTTGCAATTCACCCAAGGTTACGACTCGTCGCAGCTAGGGATCTTCACAGTCAGCTGGGTTTTACCAAGCATCCAACCAGGTGAGGAATTGCCGGTCGAAGGGGAGTTCCGCGTCGACGGCCGCCCTGGCGTGGCTCGACTGGATGTGGCGATCTCGACGGAACAGGGTGCCAACGCATCGGCTGATACCACGCTGGAGGTGTTGCCGCCAGCGGTGGCTCCTCCTCCCGCGACGGGGCCAACTCCCACGCCGCAGCCAACACAGCCGCGGCAGCAACCGACGCCTCAGCCGCCCCCGATCGGTGCTCCGCCAATCAATGGCAGCACGACTCCGATCCCCGGCCCGACGACTCCACCGGCTCAAACGCCAGGTGCGGTTGGCAGCGGAATCGGCGGCCTGCAGGTCGACATCGAATCTCGCGACAACCCGGTCGTCGTCGGCGATCGCATCTCGCTGGACTTGGTCGTGACGAACAATCGCAACGTTCCCGAGGACGACGTCATACTGAACATCCTGTTGCCAGCCGGAACGCGGCTGGAGGCGGTGCAATCGACGATGTTCCAAGGGGATCCCGTCGAAAACATCTCCGCCGATGGGATTGTTCGGTTGCAGCCGATCAGCCAGTTGAGGGCGGGTGAGGCGATCCGCTACACGGTGTTAATCACGGGAAATCAGCCGCAATTGATGACCGTGCGGGCCGAAGCGACCAGCCGCCAGTCGCCCGATGGCGTCGGTGACGAGACGCGGTTGCAGGTTCAGGCCCGCTAA